The genomic stretch ATACATACGTATGTATTAATTTCTAAAAAAATATAATAACTTCTTCTTATATGAACTACAATTACTTAAAGTTGCGTAACATCAAATCTAATTGAGATGGATAGACCTGGCCTGTCTTTGCACCAACACCAGAACGAGAAAAATCGCCGCTCCAATGGCGTGACATACCAGCAAAGGCCAGAGCATCAGAACCGCTGCCACCAGGAACAAGACGCGATATAATACACTCAGCGACACCATGTGAAAACCCTCAGAAGCCGCCGCAAAAGACAGCAGCCCCAGAAGCGTAGCTATCACAGTCTCAATAACGCGCCAGGTCTCCCCTTCAAACAGGATGGGCGTATAGCAAAAAAGCAGAGGAATAAAATAAATACCCTTGGCAATGCGCCACGACTCAAAACCCGTACGCAGCGGGTTCGCACCCGCAATACCCGCAGCGGAATACGCAGCCAGACAAACCGGCGGCGTGACATTGGCATCCTGTGAATACCAGAAAATCAGCAAATGCGCCGCAATCAGACTCACCCCCAGATTGGTCAGCGCGGGCGCAGCCAGAACTGCCAGCACGATATAAGAAGCCGTCACCGGCAGACCCATGCCCAGAATCAGAGATGCAATGGCAATAAGCACAACAGTAATAAGCACACTACTTCCGGCAATCGCCGAAATCAGCAAAGAAAATTTGATCCCAACGCCAACCATCAGCACCACACCCACAATAATACCCGCACACAGCAGAATAATACCCGTGGTAATCATATTGTGAGCACCCAGCGCAAGGGCATCGACAATATCGCGGATATTCATGCGCGTGTTCTTATTCAACCAGCTCGCAACGACAATACTCGCGGTTCCCGTTGCCGCGGCAAACGTAGGTGTAAAACCGTAGATCAGTGTACCCACCAGCACCACAATAGGAATCGCAAAATGCCAGCCTTCTCGGATCGTATCGCGGATATTTGGGAGTTCCGAAGCAGGCAGGGGCGCAATCCCTCTTTTTCGCGCGCGAAAATGAATAAAAAAAGTAACACTCAAAAAATAGATAAGCGCTGGGATAAAGGACACGGCGACAATAGTCAGATAGGGAATTTGCGTCCACTGGCTCATAATAAACGCGCCCGCACCCATAATCGGCGGCATGAGTTGACCACCCGTAGATGCCGCCGCCTCGACCGCGCCTGAAAACGTAGGCGAAAAACCCGTGCGCTTCATCATCGGAATAGTAAGCGAACCCGACCCCACCGTATTCGCCACAGCACTCCCCGAAATTGAACCGAGCATACCACTGGCAAAAACCGCCATCTTTGCCGGTCCACCCACTGTGCGCCCCAGCAGCGCAAGTGCCAGACGAATCATAAAATCGCCCGCACCCGAACGCAGGAGAAACGCGCCAAAAAGCACAAAAAGCGCGACAAAAGTAGATGAAATAGTCGCAATCGTCCCAAAAATCCCATCGGGCGCGAAATACATACGATATAACAAGCGCGGAAATGACACACCGGGAAACGCCCATATACCCGAAAGATACCGCCCCCAAAAAAGCGCGTACGTGAGAAATACAAGCGCGAGCAGCGGAATAAAAAAACCAGTCGTACGACGGGTAATCTCGAGCAAAAGGAGAATCGCGATACCCGCAAAAATGAGATCAGCCGTATTCGGCACCTCGTTGCGGGCGTGCAGCGCATCCTCAAAAAACACGAGATAAAGGGCGACAACCAGAGAGAGAATAGCGAGAATATAATCGAGAATCAGCGTGCGCAAGGCATAGCGCGAAGAGACGGGATAAAGCAGATATCCCAAAAAAAGAATGAAGGCATAATGGGTGGCATTGCGCTGCAATTCGGGCAAAACGCCCAGCGTATTGCTCCACAGGTGAAACAGAGACAGGCAGACCCCCACAACAACGACCAGCACCTGATGCCTACCAGTAAGCACGCGATGCGGTGTACTCACTTCCCCGCCCTGTTCAAATTCGGAATTCAAACCTATTCCCCTATCAGAGACGGCGGAATATCGATACCCTTCTCGCTATAATAGCGCGCGGCACCCGCATGCAGGGGAACAGCCAGACCCATCGTCGCTTTCTCGAGAGACATTGCGAGCGTGGCCTTGTGGATATTTTGAATCTCCTCTAAATTCTCATAAATAGTTTTTGTAATCTCATAGACCACATCCTCGGGCAAATCTGCTCTACACGCCAAAAAATTGGGTTGTGCAATCGTCTCAATCGCTTCGGACTGTCCGGGATACGTATTGGCCGGAATAATATAGCGCGTCCACATGGGAAACGCATTTTGGATCGCCGCGAGATGATCAT from Gemmatimonadota bacterium encodes the following:
- a CDS encoding TRAP transporter permease, which codes for MGLNSEFEQGGEVSTPHRVLTGRHQVLVVVVGVCLSLFHLWSNTLGVLPELQRNATHYAFILFLGYLLYPVSSRYALRTLILDYILAILSLVVALYLVFFEDALHARNEVPNTADLIFAGIAILLLLEITRRTTGFFIPLLALVFLTYALFWGRYLSGIWAFPGVSFPRLLYRMYFAPDGIFGTIATISSTFVALFVLFGAFLLRSGAGDFMIRLALALLGRTVGGPAKMAVFASGMLGSISGSAVANTVGSGSLTIPMMKRTGFSPTFSGAVEAAASTGGQLMPPIMGAGAFIMSQWTQIPYLTIVAVSFIPALIYFLSVTFFIHFRARKRGIAPLPASELPNIRDTIREGWHFAIPIVVLVGTLIYGFTPTFAAATGTASIVVASWLNKNTRMNIRDIVDALALGAHNMITTGIILLCAGIIVGVVLMVGVGIKFSLLISAIAGSSVLITVVLIAIASLILGMGLPVTASYIVLAVLAAPALTNLGVSLIAAHLLIFWYSQDANVTPPVCLAAYSAAGIAGANPLRTGFESWRIAKGIYFIPLLFCYTPILFEGETWRVIETVIATLLGLLSFAAASEGFHMVSLSVLYRVLFLVAAVLMLWPLLVCHAIGAAIFLVLVLVQRQARSIHLN